TGCGGTTACGGCGGTTTCGCATTAATCGTTGTTCTATTCATTTTATTAATTATCGTTGGTGCAGCTTTCGTTTTATAATTCACACTAGTAAGCCTCTATTATTAATGTATAACCACAAACTTTAAGGAGCGATAATTTATCGCTCCTTTTTCCATTCTATTGCCTTGTGACTGACAATTTAAAAAAGATTTGTTAGACTAAATTAATAATACTAGTGAATAGTACATACTTATATTTAGGAAATAGTAGACAGGAGTGAAATTCATTTGATTACAATGAAAGATATAATTCGAGAAGGCGATCCTAGATTAAGGGAAGTTTCGAGTGAAGTAAGCTTACCTCCATCGGCAGAGGATATTAATTTAGCTAATTCTTTATTAGAGTATGTTATAAATAGTCAGAATCCAGAAA
This genomic interval from Gottfriedia acidiceleris contains the following:
- a CDS encoding YjcZ family sporulation protein, with the translated sequence MYGYGYGGKGGYPGYGYGGCGCGYGGFALIVVLFILLIIVGAAFVL